One Arvicanthis niloticus isolate mArvNil1 chromosome 13, mArvNil1.pat.X, whole genome shotgun sequence genomic window carries:
- the Tonsl gene encoding tonsoku-like protein isoform X4 produces the protein MRCLEGARECARAMKRKFMESECCMLLSQVLQDLGDFLAAKRALKKAYRLGSQKPNQRAAVCQSLKYVLTVIQLQQQLEEAEGNDLQGAMAICEQLGDLFSKEGDFPKASEAYQKQLRFAELLNRPDLELAVIHESLATTLGDMKDHHKAVHHYEEELRLRKGNALEEAKTWFNIALSREEAGDAYEVLAPCFQKAFCCAQQAQRFQLQRQILQHLYTVQLKLQPQEACDTEIRLQELSKAKDTEEEEEEEEEEEEASETLETSELELSESEDDADGLSQQLEEEEEELQGCLGRRKINKWNRRNDMGETLLHRACIEGQLRRVQDLVKQGHPLNPRDYCGWTPLHEACNYGHLEIVRFLLDHGAAVDDPGGQGCDGITPLHDALNCGHFEVAELLIERGASVTLRTKKGLSPLETLQQWVKLYLRDLNLETRQKAASMERRLQMASAGQASHSSPALQTIPSNHLFDPETSPPSSPCPEPSSYTPRPPEASPAPAKVFLEETVSAVSRPRKNRHRPTSSSSSSEDEDDISPCRPSQKRPRHTTQQGEAKTSDPSKSRETATSSACRAAYQAAIRGVGSAQSRRLVPSLPRGSEEIPAPKTALIPEEEYLTGEWLEVDTPLTRSSRPSTSVSDYDRCPARPRTRARQSRPTSLDGWCARTKAGDGRLTAESTENPSVPRTSGPNKENCAAGQPSLLVQPPPIRVRVQIQDNLFLIPVPHSSDVRCVAWLAEQAAQRYFQTCGLLPRLTLRKDGALLAPQDPIPDVLQSNDEVLAEVTSWDLPPLKDRYRRACQSLGQGEHQQVLQAMEHQSSSPSFSACSLALCQAQLTPLLRALKLHTALRELRLAGNRLGDACATELLATLGTMPNLVLLDLSSNHLGQEGLRQFVEGSSGQAALQNLEELDLSMNPLGDGCGQALASLLRACPTLSTLRLQACGFSPSFFLSHQAALGSAFQDAEHLKTLSLSYNTLGAPALARVLQSLPACTLLHLELSSVAASKSNSSLMEPVIKYLTKEGCALAHLTLSANCLSDKAVRDLSRCLPCCPSLTSLDLSANPEVSCASLEELLSALQERSQGLSFLGLSGCSIQGPLNSDLWDKIFVQLQELQLCSKDLSTKDRDTLCQRLPEGACTLDQGSKLFFKCL, from the exons ATGCGCTGCTTGGAAGGGGCCCGGGAATGCGCACGTGCCATGAAGAGGAAATTCATGGAAAGTGAATGTTGCATGCTTCTCTCTCAG GTGCTTCAAGATCTGGGGGACTTCCTGGCTGCCAAACGAGCCCTGAAGAAGGCCTATAGGTTGGGCTCCCAGAAGCCGAACCAGAGAGCAGCTGTCTGTCAGAGTCTCAAGTATG TATTGACAGTGATCCAGCTGCAACAGCAGCTGGAAGAGGCTGAGGGCAATGATCTTCAAGGTGCCATGGCCATCTGTGAGCAGTTGGGGGACCTTTTCTCCAAAGAGGGTGACTTTCCCAAGGCGTCTGAGGCTTACCAGAAGCAG CTGCGCTTTGCTGAGCTGCTGAACAGACCAGATCTCGAGCTGGCTGTCATCCATGAATCCCTGGCCACCACGCTGGGAGACATGAAGGATCACCACAAGGCAGTACACCACTATGAGGAAGAGCTGAGACTACGCAAGGGCAATGCCCTGGAG gAAGCTAAGACTTGGTTCAACATTGCACTGTCACGTGAGGAAGCTGGTGATGCATATGAGGTGCTAGCTCCATGCTTCCAAAAGGCTTTTTGCTGTGCCCAACAGGCCCAGCGGTTCCAGCTGCAG AGGCAGATCTTACAGCACCTTTATACTGTGCAACTAAAGTTGCAGCCCCAAGAAGCCTGTGACACTGAAATTAGACTGCAGGAACTgagtaaggcaaaagacacagaggaagaggaggaggaagaagaggaagaggaggaagccagtGAGACCCTGGAGACCAGTGAACTGGAGCTCTCAGAGAGCG AGGATGATGCTGATGGCCTGTCTCagcagctggaggaggaggaggaggagcttcaGGGCTGCCTGGGCCGCCGGAAGATAAACAAG TGGAACCGGCGCAACGACATGGGAGAGACCCTGCTGCACCGAGCTTGCATTGAAGGCCAACTGCGCCGTGTCCAGGACCTTGTGAAACAG GGGCATCCCCTGAATCCCCGAGACTACTGTGGTTGGACACCTCTCCATGAAGCATGCAACTATGGGCATCTTG agattGTGCGCTTCCTTCTGGACCATGGAGCAGCAGTGGATGACCCAGGTGGCCAGGGGTGTGATGGCATCACGCCCCTGCATGATGCCCTCAACTGTGGCCACTTTGAGGTAGCTGAACTACTCATTGAGCGAGGGGCATCCGTAACTCTCCGTACCAAGAAG GGCCTCAGCCCACTGGAGACACTGCAGCAATGGGTGAAGCTGTACCTCAGGGACCTTAACCTTgagacaagacagaaggcagcatccatggagaggagactCCAGATGGCCTCCGCAGGCCAAG cttcccacagctcccctgCCCTCCAGACCATTCCAAGTAACCATCTATTTGACCCTGAGACCTCTCCTCCTTCAAGCCCCTGTCCAGAACCCTCCTCATATACTCCTAGACCTCCAGaggcctctccagcccctgctaaGGTCTTTCTGGAGGAAACTGTGTCTGCAGTGTCCAGACCTCGAAAGAACAGGCACAGGCCAaccagcagcagtagcagctcGGAGGATGAGGACGATATAAGTCCCTGCAGGCCATCTCAGAAAAGACCGAGACATACCACACAGCAGGGTGAAGCCAAGACGTCTGACCCATCCAAAAGTAGAGAGACAGCCACATCAAGTGCTTGCCGGGCTGCTTACCAAGCAGCCATCCGAGGTGTGGGCAGTGCCCAGAGCCGTCGCTTGGTGCCTAGCCTGCCTCGGGGCTCAGAGGAAATCCCTGCCCCCAAGACAGCACTCATTCCTGAGGAGGAATACCTGACTGGGGAATGGCTGGAAGTAGATACACCTCTGACCCGCAGCAGCAGGCCCAGTACCTCAGTGTCAGACTATGACCGATGCCCTGCAAGGCCCCGGACTCGTGCCAGGCAGAGTCGCCCAACAAGTCTTGATGGTTGGTGTGCACGGACTAAAGCAGGAGATGGCCGCTTGACTGCAGAATCTACAGAGAACCCCAGCGTGCCTAGGACCTCAGGACCCAACAAGGAAAATTGTGCAGCAGGCCAGCCTTCG CTTCTGGTCCAGCCCCCTCCCATCCGGGTTCGAGTTCAAATTCAGGATAACCTTTTCCTCATCCCTGTCCCACACAG CAGTGATGTCCGTTGTGTGGCTTGGCTAGCAGAGCAAGCCGCCCAGCGCTACTTCCAAACTTGTGGGCTACTCCCAAGGCTCACCCTACGGAAGGATGGAGCACTACTGGCCCCACAGGACCCCATCCCTGATGTGTTGCAAAGTAACGATGAG GTGTTGGCTGAAGTGACTTCATGGGACCTTCCTCCACTGAAGGACCGCTACCGCAGAGCCTGCCAGAGCCTGGGACAAG GCGAGCACCAGCAAGTGCTCCAGGCCATGGAGCACCAGAGTTCAAGCCCTTCGTTTAGTGCCTGTTCCCTGGCCTTGTGCCAAGCCCAACTCACACCCCTGCTGAGGGCCCTCAAGTTACACACAGCGCTCCGGGAGCTGCGCCTTGCTGGGAACCGACTAGGGGATGCGTGTGCTACTGAGCTGCTGGCCACCCTGGGCACCATGCCGAACCTGGTCCTCCTCGATCTCTCTTCCAATCACTTGGGCCAGGAAGGTCTGCGTCAGTTTGTCGAAGGCTCCTCAGGCCAGGCTGCTTTGCAG AACTTGGAGGAACTGGACTTGAGTATGAATCCACTCGGAGATGGTTGTGGCCAGGCCCTGGCCTCCCTTCTGCGGGCCTGCCCCACGCTCAGCACCCTGCGCCTACAGGCCTGTGGCTTCAGCCCCAGCTTCTTCCTGAGCCACCAGGCTGCTCTGGGTAGTGCCTTCCAAG ATGCCGAGCACCTGAAGACCTTGTCCTTATCCTACAATACGCTTGGTGCTCCTGCCCTGGCGAGGGTGCTCCAGAGCTTACCGGCCTGTACCCTCCTGCATTTGGAGCTTAGCTCTGTGGCAGCCAGCAAGAGCAACTCGAGTCTCATGGAGCCTGTTATCAAATACTTGACCAAG GAAGGCTGTGCTCTGGCCCACCTAACCCTGTCTGCAAACTGCCTGAGTGACAAGGCTGTGAGAGACCTGAGCAG ATGTCTCCCTTGCTGCCCCTCACTCACCTCTCTGGACCTGTCTGCCAACCCTGAGGTCAGCTGTGCCAGCCTGGAGGAGCTCTTGTCTGCCCTACAAGAGCGGTCCCAAGGCCTCAGCTTCCTAGGCTTGTCAG GCTGCTCTATTCAAGGCCCGCTGAACTCTGACCTCTGGGACAAGATCTTCGTGCAGTTGCAGGAGCTGCAGTTGTGCAGCAAAGACCTGAGCACAAAAGACCGAGACACCCTGTGTCAGAGACTGCCGGAGGGTGCCTGCACACTGGACCAAGGTTCCAAGCTCTTCTTTAAATGCCTCTGA
- the Tonsl gene encoding tonsoku-like protein isoform X3, whose protein sequence is MTLEQELRQLSKAKARAQRNGQLREEADYCHQLGELLASHGRFREALEEHQQELHLLESVQDTLGCAVAHRKIGERLAEMENYSAALKHQHLYLDLAGSLSNHTELQRAWATIGRTHLDVYDHCQSRDSLLQAQAAFEKSLAIVDEKLEGMLTQRELSEMRTRLYLNLGLTCESLQQTALCNNYFKKSIFLAEQNRLYEDLFRAQYNLGAIHWRGGQHSQAMRCLEGARECARAMKRKFMESECCMLLSQVLQDLGDFLAAKRALKKAYRLGSQKPNQRAAVCQSLKYVLTVIQLQQQLEEAEGNDLQGAMAICEQLGDLFSKEGDFPKASEAYQKQLRFAELLNRPDLELAVIHESLATTLGDMKDHHKAVHHYEEELRLRKGNALEEAKTWFNIALSREEAGDAYEVLAPCFQKAFCCAQQAQRFQLQRQILQHLYTVQLKLQPQEACDTEIRLQELSKAKDTEEEEEEEEEEEEASETLETSELELSESEDDADGLSQQLEEEEEELQGCLGRRKINKWNRRNDMGETLLHRACIEGQLRRVQDLVKQGHPLNPRDYCGWTPLHEACNYGHLEIVRFLLDHGAAVDDPGGQGCDGITPLHDALNCGHFEVAELLIERGASVTLRTKKGLSPLETLQQWVKLYLRDLNLETRQKAASMERRLQMASAGQASHSSPALQTIPSNHLFDPETSPPSSPCPEPSSYTPRPPEASPAPAKVFLEETVSAVSRPRKNRHRPTSSSSSSEDEDDISPCRPSQKRPRHTTQQGEAKTSDPSKSRETATSSACRAAYQAAIRGVGSAQSRRLVPSLPRGSEEIPAPKTALIPEEEYLTGEWLEVDTPLTRSSRPSTSVSDYDRCPARPRTRARQSRPTSLDGWCARTKAGDGRLTAESTENPSVPRTSGPNKENCAAGQPSLLVQPPPIRVRVQIQDNLFLIPVPHSSDVRCVAWLAEQAAQRYFQTCGLLPRLTLRKDGALLAPQDPIPDVLQSNDEVLAEVTSWDLPPLKDRYRRACQSLGQGEHQQVLQAMEHQSSSPSFSACSLALCQAQLTPLLRALKLHTALRELRLAGNRLGDACATELLATLGTMPNLVLLDLSSNHLGQEGLRQFVEGSSGQAALQNLEELDLSMNPLGDGCGQALASLLRACPTLSTLRLQACGFSPSFFLSHQAALGSAFQDAEHLKTLSLSYNTLGAPALARVLQSLPACTLLHLELSSVAASKSNSSLMEPVIKYLTKEGCALAHLTLSANCLSDKAVRDLSRCLPCCPSLTSLDLSANPEVSCASLEELLSALQERSQGLSFLGLSGTCQRKRQSLPLARLHEAVMVKGSLWRNQGKE, encoded by the exons ATGACCCTGGAACAGGAGCTTCGCC AGCTGAGCAAGGCCAAGGCCAGGGCCCAAAGGAATGGACAACTGCGCGAGGAGGCAGACTACTGCCACCAGTTGGGGGAGCTGCTGGCTAGCCACG GCCGCTTCAGGGAAGCTTTGGAGGAGCACCAGCAGGAGCTACATCTGCTAGAGAGTGTCCAGGACACCCTAGGCTGTGCTGTGGCCCACCGCAAGATCGGAGAGCGGCTGGCTGAAATGGAGAATTACTCTGCTGCTCTGAAG CACCAGCATCTCTACTTGGATTTGGCTGGCTCCCTGTCAAACCACACTGAACTGCAGAGAGCCTGGGCCACCATTGGCCGCACTCATCTGGATGTGTATGACCACTGCCAATCAAGAGATTCCTTGCTGCAGGCACAGGCTGCCTTTGAGAAGAGCTTGGCTATTGTGGATGAGAAACTAGAGG GGATGCTGACCCAGCGGGAACTGAGTGAGATGAGGACCCGTCTCTACCTGAATCTGGGCCTTACCTGTGAGAGTCTTCAGCAGACAGCCCTGTGCAACAACTACTTCAAAAAGAGCATCTTTCTCGCTGA GCAGAACCGTCTCTATGAAGATCTGTTCCGGGCCCAATACAACCTGGGTGCCATCCACTGGCGCGGAGGGCAGCATTCTCAGGCCATGCGCTGCTTGGAAGGGGCCCGGGAATGCGCACGTGCCATGAAGAGGAAATTCATGGAAAGTGAATGTTGCATGCTTCTCTCTCAG GTGCTTCAAGATCTGGGGGACTTCCTGGCTGCCAAACGAGCCCTGAAGAAGGCCTATAGGTTGGGCTCCCAGAAGCCGAACCAGAGAGCAGCTGTCTGTCAGAGTCTCAAGTATG TATTGACAGTGATCCAGCTGCAACAGCAGCTGGAAGAGGCTGAGGGCAATGATCTTCAAGGTGCCATGGCCATCTGTGAGCAGTTGGGGGACCTTTTCTCCAAAGAGGGTGACTTTCCCAAGGCGTCTGAGGCTTACCAGAAGCAG CTGCGCTTTGCTGAGCTGCTGAACAGACCAGATCTCGAGCTGGCTGTCATCCATGAATCCCTGGCCACCACGCTGGGAGACATGAAGGATCACCACAAGGCAGTACACCACTATGAGGAAGAGCTGAGACTACGCAAGGGCAATGCCCTGGAG gAAGCTAAGACTTGGTTCAACATTGCACTGTCACGTGAGGAAGCTGGTGATGCATATGAGGTGCTAGCTCCATGCTTCCAAAAGGCTTTTTGCTGTGCCCAACAGGCCCAGCGGTTCCAGCTGCAG AGGCAGATCTTACAGCACCTTTATACTGTGCAACTAAAGTTGCAGCCCCAAGAAGCCTGTGACACTGAAATTAGACTGCAGGAACTgagtaaggcaaaagacacagaggaagaggaggaggaagaagaggaagaggaggaagccagtGAGACCCTGGAGACCAGTGAACTGGAGCTCTCAGAGAGCG AGGATGATGCTGATGGCCTGTCTCagcagctggaggaggaggaggaggagcttcaGGGCTGCCTGGGCCGCCGGAAGATAAACAAG TGGAACCGGCGCAACGACATGGGAGAGACCCTGCTGCACCGAGCTTGCATTGAAGGCCAACTGCGCCGTGTCCAGGACCTTGTGAAACAG GGGCATCCCCTGAATCCCCGAGACTACTGTGGTTGGACACCTCTCCATGAAGCATGCAACTATGGGCATCTTG agattGTGCGCTTCCTTCTGGACCATGGAGCAGCAGTGGATGACCCAGGTGGCCAGGGGTGTGATGGCATCACGCCCCTGCATGATGCCCTCAACTGTGGCCACTTTGAGGTAGCTGAACTACTCATTGAGCGAGGGGCATCCGTAACTCTCCGTACCAAGAAG GGCCTCAGCCCACTGGAGACACTGCAGCAATGGGTGAAGCTGTACCTCAGGGACCTTAACCTTgagacaagacagaaggcagcatccatggagaggagactCCAGATGGCCTCCGCAGGCCAAG cttcccacagctcccctgCCCTCCAGACCATTCCAAGTAACCATCTATTTGACCCTGAGACCTCTCCTCCTTCAAGCCCCTGTCCAGAACCCTCCTCATATACTCCTAGACCTCCAGaggcctctccagcccctgctaaGGTCTTTCTGGAGGAAACTGTGTCTGCAGTGTCCAGACCTCGAAAGAACAGGCACAGGCCAaccagcagcagtagcagctcGGAGGATGAGGACGATATAAGTCCCTGCAGGCCATCTCAGAAAAGACCGAGACATACCACACAGCAGGGTGAAGCCAAGACGTCTGACCCATCCAAAAGTAGAGAGACAGCCACATCAAGTGCTTGCCGGGCTGCTTACCAAGCAGCCATCCGAGGTGTGGGCAGTGCCCAGAGCCGTCGCTTGGTGCCTAGCCTGCCTCGGGGCTCAGAGGAAATCCCTGCCCCCAAGACAGCACTCATTCCTGAGGAGGAATACCTGACTGGGGAATGGCTGGAAGTAGATACACCTCTGACCCGCAGCAGCAGGCCCAGTACCTCAGTGTCAGACTATGACCGATGCCCTGCAAGGCCCCGGACTCGTGCCAGGCAGAGTCGCCCAACAAGTCTTGATGGTTGGTGTGCACGGACTAAAGCAGGAGATGGCCGCTTGACTGCAGAATCTACAGAGAACCCCAGCGTGCCTAGGACCTCAGGACCCAACAAGGAAAATTGTGCAGCAGGCCAGCCTTCG CTTCTGGTCCAGCCCCCTCCCATCCGGGTTCGAGTTCAAATTCAGGATAACCTTTTCCTCATCCCTGTCCCACACAG CAGTGATGTCCGTTGTGTGGCTTGGCTAGCAGAGCAAGCCGCCCAGCGCTACTTCCAAACTTGTGGGCTACTCCCAAGGCTCACCCTACGGAAGGATGGAGCACTACTGGCCCCACAGGACCCCATCCCTGATGTGTTGCAAAGTAACGATGAG GTGTTGGCTGAAGTGACTTCATGGGACCTTCCTCCACTGAAGGACCGCTACCGCAGAGCCTGCCAGAGCCTGGGACAAG GCGAGCACCAGCAAGTGCTCCAGGCCATGGAGCACCAGAGTTCAAGCCCTTCGTTTAGTGCCTGTTCCCTGGCCTTGTGCCAAGCCCAACTCACACCCCTGCTGAGGGCCCTCAAGTTACACACAGCGCTCCGGGAGCTGCGCCTTGCTGGGAACCGACTAGGGGATGCGTGTGCTACTGAGCTGCTGGCCACCCTGGGCACCATGCCGAACCTGGTCCTCCTCGATCTCTCTTCCAATCACTTGGGCCAGGAAGGTCTGCGTCAGTTTGTCGAAGGCTCCTCAGGCCAGGCTGCTTTGCAG AACTTGGAGGAACTGGACTTGAGTATGAATCCACTCGGAGATGGTTGTGGCCAGGCCCTGGCCTCCCTTCTGCGGGCCTGCCCCACGCTCAGCACCCTGCGCCTACAGGCCTGTGGCTTCAGCCCCAGCTTCTTCCTGAGCCACCAGGCTGCTCTGGGTAGTGCCTTCCAAG ATGCCGAGCACCTGAAGACCTTGTCCTTATCCTACAATACGCTTGGTGCTCCTGCCCTGGCGAGGGTGCTCCAGAGCTTACCGGCCTGTACCCTCCTGCATTTGGAGCTTAGCTCTGTGGCAGCCAGCAAGAGCAACTCGAGTCTCATGGAGCCTGTTATCAAATACTTGACCAAG GAAGGCTGTGCTCTGGCCCACCTAACCCTGTCTGCAAACTGCCTGAGTGACAAGGCTGTGAGAGACCTGAGCAG ATGTCTCCCTTGCTGCCCCTCACTCACCTCTCTGGACCTGTCTGCCAACCCTGAGGTCAGCTGTGCCAGCCTGGAGGAGCTCTTGTCTGCCCTACAAGAGCGGTCCCAAGGCCTCAGCTTCCTAGGCTTGTCAG GGACCTGCCAGCGGAAGAGGCAGTCACTGCCATTAGCCAGACTCCACGAGGCTGTCATGGTGAAGGGCAGTTTGTGGCGAAACCAGGGCAAGGAGTGA